The Mycoplasmopsis caviae sequence ACATTATTTAATGCAATTTCACTTAAAAAATACACAAACAATAAAAAAAGTGTAATTAATATTTATGATACAAGTAATAACTTCTTAGGCTCTAAAAAAATTAAATCTGGTTCTTCACTACAAGAATTAATTGAAAGTAAGGAAATAGAGTCAATTAGTGCTATTGATAAACAATTAAAAAATGGCAAGAAAATTGATTATTCATATATAACAACAAAAAAGGGTAATAATTTCATTGAAAAAGACTTTAAGTTCAAAGGTAAAAATGAAATATCAATTAAGTTTTTAAATACAGATGATATTTCACTAAAACAAAATTTTACCTTTAATATTCCAACTGCTGAAGACCATCTTATTGAAAATTATTCAAAATCTCTAAAGCAAATAGTTAAAAATTTATTAAATGAATCAAATCTAAGTAACGATTATAAGATTTTTGTTTCTACAAATAAGCAAATTGCTCAAACACAAATTAAATTAACTGTAATTAACTTTTTAGTTAATAAAAATTGATTAAATAATTATTTAATCCAAGGTACAACTAACAGATTTAAAACAAACGAGATTTTAAATGCTTTAATGATTAAAAAAAATATAGTTCCTAATATAAGTTCTGCAACCGATATTAGTTACCTTAACTTTGAAATTATAAAAACACAAGAATCACTCTTTGATAATAGTGCTAGTTTTAAAGAAAATGAAAATATAATTGATATAAATTTAGAATATGATCTTTGTTCAATTGTTGATTTTTATCACTATAAGGACTCGATTAAAGACAATAAGTTGTTTTTAACAACCAAATATAGTTTTAAGGATTTTGAATCATTTAAAAATGATTATATTAGTGGCAAATTTAATAATTCAATACCAGGAGTAAGTTCGAAAAATAACTTTAGAAATTTATACTACTACAAAAATAATCAAATCGTTAATCTTAATGATACATATTACAATAATGAACAAGAAATAACTCAAAAATTAGAAGAATTTTGAAAACAAAATCAATTCGAAAAGAAAATATTATATACAGATAATAAATTTAATTGAATTGAATTAAATATCGATGGTAAAAAATATCACATCAAAAAAGATGATGTTCAAGGATTAAGATCTATTTTTGAAAATAGTGTTGCTAACCAATATTATTTTAGCCCCTTCAACAATAAAGTCATCTTTTATGAAAATAATGATATTTCATTTAATGAATTCAAAAATAGTATTATTAACATTGACCAAGTAGTTTTATTTAAAAAGGAAGATTGACTTGAAAACATCAAACAAGTTGAATTAGTAAACACTAATGACAATAAATCGGCAATTACTGACCTTGAAATAAGTAATGACTTAAAAAAGATTAGTAATCTAAATAAATTAAATAAAAATGAATTAATTAACCAACTGAACGAAATTATTTCTAATAAGCATGAAGTAATTAATAACACATTTTATTCAAGTGATGCAATATATAAATGAGATGTTATTGGCTGTGAAACTGTAATTAATAATGGAAATTCAAAGTTAAAGATATTTATTCAGAGAAAAAAACACTTCGTTATTAAATATAACAATGTTGAAACCTACTATTATATAAAAGATGGAAATAGTCTATCAATTGATAAAGATTTTATTTTAAAACACATTAACAGATTAGATACAAAATATAAATTAAATAAAGTTGTGTCTAACAATGAAGAAAATAACTCTATTGTATTTAAATATACAAACAATGAGACAAATGCTAAGTGAATTACAAGTAATGAAGACAAAAATATTTTAATAGACTCTTCTACTTATATGAAAAATAATTTGGTAACTACAATAAGCATTAATGTTATCAATGATTTTAAAAAATATCATATTATGGATAAACAAGGTTTTGGACATTGAATTAGTATTCCTTATTATTCTAAAAATAATAAAAATGAGGAACATAGTGATTTTATTTCCGCTGATGAATTAAACGAAGTAACTAAACTACTTAAAAGTTCTGGTTATACATTTTATATGAATATAACAACTATAAATAAATTATTAAATAGCAATTTTGATAAAGAATCTTTATTTACTACTCAGGTTATTAGTAATCACAATTTTGATAATATTAATGACATTATTTCAAAATTTGGTATTACTTTTATAATAGATTTAAATCAAAACACAGTTAATGTAAAAGAACTTAATATTGAACTCATGAATCTAAAAAGTGTTAATAATACTTTTTGAACTATACTTAATGTGAATAGAGAAGAGTTAATTAAAGAAAACTATAAAAAACTTATTAATGAATTATTAAACAAAGAATTTAACCTTAAGAATGAATCAATCACGAATGAAAAATTTACAAAGTTTGCGAAAACTTTAAAAGAAAAAATTGAAAAAGATAAATATCATACCTTAGATGAAGTTAATATAATTAAGAGAAACTTTATATTTAAATATAGTGACGATATTTCTTTCTCATATAATGAATACAATAATCACCATACACTTGCGAATGAAATAACTAAATTCCTAAAATATAAAGGTTATAGCAGCCTTGAAAAAAAATCCGTTTTTGATTGAATTGAAAATTCAATGAATCCACAAATAAGTGGAAATATTGTAATTAAATCGTTTGAAGATGCCAAAAATGAACTAAACCTATAACTTATGTTTAAGTTGACAATAAGCACACATAGCTATCATAGCTCCATTGTCTGTTGAATATTTTAAATTAGGCACTATTGCATTAGTGCTTAATTTTAAAAAACGCTTTCTAAGTTCACTATTAGCACTTACACCACCAGCTAGAACAACACTTTTAACTTCTGGATAATTTTCTAATGCTAATTTAGTTTTATTAATTAAATAGGTAATTGCCGTTTCTTGAAAACTAACTGCTAGTTGTTCATTGTTAATTGCTTTATTTCTTTGAAGTGCATTATTGTAATGATTCAAAACTTGTGATTTTAGTCCACTAAAACTAAAATCATATAAACCATCTGTATGTGGGAATGTTAAAGATACAAAATTACCTTTGTAATTTTGATGCATTTTGTCAATGATGGGTCCACCAGGAAAACCAAAATTGAGTCTAGATGCCACCTTATCATATGTTTCGCCAACAGCATCATCTAAGGTTTGTCCTATAATCTTAATATCAAAGGGACTTTTAACTAACATTAATTGAGTATGGCCACCTGAAACTAGTAAACAAAGTGCTGGGTATTTAATTTCTTGTTCAATTGCCGCTGAATAGAAATGACCCTCTAAATGATTAATTGGAATTAATGGTTTATTGAGTGCTAATGAAAGAGCACTTGCAAACAAGTAACCAATTTGCAATGTCCCAATAAGTCCTGGCTTTTGAGTATATACAATATAGTCAATTGTATTTAGATCAAATTCATCAAGAAACAACTTTTGAATTAGGTTGATATTTTTAACATGTTCTCTTGAAGAAATTTCGGGAATTGTGCCACCAAATTCTTTGAAAATGTCAATTTGACTTATTGTTTTTAAAGCCAATATTTTGCCATCTTCTAATAGTGCAATACTTGTATCATCATGACTTGTTTCAATACCTAATATACGCATTATTTTTTTGCTCCTATCTGTGGCATCTTGATATAATAAGGTTCAATATCCATTATGTCATCATAAGTTTTAAAATCTTCCAAATAATCTATAAAACAGTCAAATAAGGAAAAATAGTTGACCTTATCATATGAATTAAATGTGCCTGTTTCAATCGCAATATCATTGTGATTGAAACAATTTTTTTTGTTTGATTTATATAGATAATATTTATTTCCCTGCGCATTTATTTTAAATGCTCTTTTTCTTTTATTTTGTCTAGCCAAAATTTGCATTGTGCTAATTGTTTTAATTTTAGCACTTGTTATAAGTGCAATTGTTCTTAAATATACTAGAGCAATTCTAACACCTGTAAAAAAACCTGGGCCAATGTTAATATAAAAAGTATCAAAGTCTTGAATTTTCAAATTGTTTTCTTGCAATATTTGTGTTGTCATTTGAGGTATAAGTTCAACTTTTTTAGGATATGACTCTAAAACTTTTTGAGCAATTACATTATGATTATCATCAAGTAAAGCCAATGCAAAATCTTCATTTGCTGTATCAAGATACAACTTCATTATTTGACCTCCTTGATACTAAATATATGATTATTGTCTTTATCTAAGGTTATATTTATATCTAAATAATTATTATAATAATGCTCAATTTTATTTGCTCATTCAATTACTATAACTTTGTCTTCAAAGTAGTCCTCAAATTCACTTATGTCCCCTTTAAGGTTATAAGCATCAATGTGAATTAAATAATCATAGACCTTCATATAATTAAAAGATGGTGAAGTAATGACTTCATCAATTTTTAATCTTTTTGCAATTGCTTTTGTTAGTGTTGTTTTGCCAGCACCCAAATCTCCATTCATTAGTATTAATTTGCTACTAGTTAAGTGTTCTAATAGATATTGAGCAACATCTTCAACTTCTCTAACATCTTTTGTAATAAAAGTCTTAATTGTTTTCATAGATACCTTAAATATTATTTTAAATTATATATTAAATACTTAAAAGGTTGCCTGATTAATTTTATACAAAAAAAGCAGGCAATTTTGTCTGCTTTTTTAATAATGAGTTGGTAATCAAATTATTTAATAATTTTTGTTACATTACCATAACCAACTGTACGGCCACCTTCACGAATTGAGAATTTTGTACCTTCTTCAACAGCAATTGGAGAAATAAGTTTAACAGTTAAGTTAACATTTTCACCTGGTGTAACCATTTCACGGCCTTTTTCAAATTCAACACCACCGGTAACGTCTGTTGTACGGAAGTAGAATTGAGGTTTATAGTTTTTAAAGAATGGAGTGTGACGGCCACCTTCATCTTTTGTTAAAACATAAATTGCAGCAGTGAATTCTGTGTGAGGAATAATTGTTCCTGGTTTAGCAAGAACTTGTCCACGTTCGATACCTGTTCTTTCAATACCACGAAGTAATAGACCAGCATTGTCACCAGCTTGAACCTCTTTAAGGTTTTTACGGAACATTTCCATACCTGTAACAACTGTTTTCTTAGTTGGGTGTAAACCAACGATTTCAACTTCTTCGTTAATGTTTAATCTTCCACGTTCAACACGACCTGTAGCAACTGTACCACGTCCTGTGATTGTGAAAACGTCTTCAACAGCCATTAAGAATGGTTTGTCAAATTCTTTAACTGGAGTTTGAATTCATGAGTCAACAGCATCCATTAATTCCATAATTTTGTCTTCGTATTCTTTTGTGCCTTTAAGACCTTCAAGAGCTGAACCACGGATAACTGGTGTGTTGTC is a genomic window containing:
- the tsaD gene encoding tRNA (adenosine(37)-N6)-threonylcarbamoyltransferase complex transferase subunit TsaD — encoded protein: MRILGIETSHDDTSIALLEDGKILALKTISQIDIFKEFGGTIPEISSREHVKNINLIQKLFLDEFDLNTIDYIVYTQKPGLIGTLQIGYLFASALSLALNKPLIPINHLEGHFYSAAIEQEIKYPALCLLVSGGHTQLMLVKSPFDIKIIGQTLDDAVGETYDKVASRLNFGFPGGPIIDKMHQNYKGNFVSLTFPHTDGLYDFSFSGLKSQVLNHYNNALQRNKAINNEQLAVSFQETAITYLINKTKLALENYPEVKSVVLAGGVSANSELRKRFLKLSTNAIVPNLKYSTDNGAMIAMCAYCQLKHKL
- the tsaB gene encoding tRNA (adenosine(37)-N6)-threonylcarbamoyltransferase complex dimerization subunit type 1 TsaB — its product is MKLYLDTANEDFALALLDDNHNVIAQKVLESYPKKVELIPQMTTQILQENNLKIQDFDTFYINIGPGFFTGVRIALVYLRTIALITSAKIKTISTMQILARQNKRKRAFKINAQGNKYYLYKSNKKNCFNHNDIAIETGTFNSYDKVNYFSLFDCFIDYLEDFKTYDDIMDIEPYYIKMPQIGAKK
- the tsaE gene encoding tRNA (adenosine(37)-N6)-threonylcarbamoyltransferase complex ATPase subunit type 1 TsaE, which gives rise to MKTIKTFITKDVREVEDVAQYLLEHLTSSKLILMNGDLGAGKTTLTKAIAKRLKIDEVITSPSFNYMKVYDYLIHIDAYNLKGDISEFEDYFEDKVIVIEWANKIEHYYNNYLDINITLDKDNNHIFSIKEVK
- the tuf gene encoding elongation factor Tu; protein product: MAKQDFNRTKDHVNIGTIGHVDHGKTTLTAAIATVLSKKGLAEAKDYAAIDNAPEEKARGITINTSHIEYETEKRHYAHVDCPGHADYIKNMITGAAQMDGAILVVAATDGAMPQTREHILLSKQVGVPRMVVFLNKCDMLKGEEEMIELVEMEVRELLSKYGFDGDNTPVIRGSALEGLKGTKEYEDKIMELMDAVDSWIQTPVKEFDKPFLMAVEDVFTITGRGTVATGRVERGRLNINEEVEIVGLHPTKKTVVTGMEMFRKNLKEVQAGDNAGLLLRGIERTGIERGQVLAKPGTIIPHTEFTAAIYVLTKDEGGRHTPFFKNYKPQFYFRTTDVTGGVEFEKGREMVTPGENVNLTVKLISPIAVEEGTKFSIREGGRTVGYGNVTKIIK